The following proteins are co-located in the Chaetodon auriga isolate fChaAug3 chromosome 23, fChaAug3.hap1, whole genome shotgun sequence genome:
- the LOC143315911 gene encoding uncharacterized protein LOC143315911: MNRCEDREEGVRPSKTSLCGDDDGQTEAQRPEQQDPPASPGPGPVPEPGPGPGPGPGPGPSCVSLKSDRSMGLPISFKQQHISDRQIYGRPASDGPGPEPGPGPGPGPGPGPGPSCVSLKSDRSMGCVIDFKVDRPSAAKRVHKESSKVPSGQSAQQHQTHLDSIFMLLEENIVSFVRNELKKIKTVLSSGDPECFESQGEDEDDDAEQRRRSREAFLKITQHFLRRMKEEEELAERLQSKLFAPVCQRQLKSNLKEKFQCVFEGIAKAGKRTLLNQIYTELFITEGGTGQVNDEHEVRQIETASRKPHGPETTIRQEDIFTPPGRDEPIRTVMTKGVAGIGKTVLTQKFTLDWAEDKAHQDIQFMFPFTFRELNVLREKKFSLVELVHHFFPETKEAGICRFEEFRVLFILDGLDECRLPLDFHYNEILTDVTESTSVDVLLTNLIRRNLLPSARLWITTRPAAANQIPPECVDMVTEVRGFTDEQKEEYFGKRFRDKEQANRIISHIKTSRSLHIMCHIPVFCWITATVLEDVMKTREEGELPKTLTQMYIHFLVVQSKVKNMKYDGGAESDHQWTPETREMIDSLGKLAFEQLQKGNLIFYESDLTECGIDIRAASVYSGVFTQIFKEERGLYQDKVFCFVHLSVQEFLAALHVHLTFIKSGVNLLSEEQTTSWWSKVFRDREPELTQLHQSAVDKALQSPNGHLDLFLRFLLGLSLQTNQTLLRGLLTQTGSGSKSNQVTVEYIKKKIEETPSTEQSINLFHCLNELNDRSLVDQIQQSLSSGSLSTNELSPAQWSALVFILLSSEKDLDVFDLKKFSASEEALLRLLPVVKASNKVLLSVCNLSERSCEVLSSVLRSQSSSLRELDLSHNNLQDSGVKLLSAGLESPHCALETLRLSGCNLSERSCEVLSSVLRSQSSSLRELDLSNNNLQDSGVKLLSAGLESPHCALETLRLSGCLITEEGCASLASALRSNPSHLRELDLSYNHPGDSGVKLLSAGLEDPHCRLDTLRVEPAGVQWLRPGLRKYSCELKLDTNTMNRRIKLSDNNRTIRYEGEDQSYPDHPDRFDHWTQLLCGTGLTGRCYWEVEWTGEVDVSVSYRRIRRKGDRRECLFGGNDQSWSLCCSDGHYSVCHNNRITSISSSSSSSSSSSSSSSSVSHRVGVYVDCPAGTLSFYRVSSDSLIHLHTFNTTFTEPLYPGFGFWPWSCSRSGSSVSLCPLYEGESP; encoded by the exons atgaatcggtgtgaggacagagaggagggagtccgtccctctaaaaccagtctgtgtggggacgatgacggccagaccgaagctcagag gccagagcagcaggacccaccagcctcacctggacctggacctgtacctgaacctggacctggacctggacctggacctggacctggacccagctgtgtgtccctcAAGAGTGACCGGTCAATGGGTCTCCCcatttcttttaaacagcagcatatctctgacagaca gatctatgggagaccagcctctgatggacctggacctgaacctggacctggacctggacctggacccggacctggacctggacccagctgtgtgtccttgaagagtgaccGGTCGATGGGTTGTGTCATTGATTTTAAAGtagatcgaccgtctgctgcaaagag agtccacaaGGAGAGCTCAaaggttcccagtggtcagtctgcccagcagcatcaaactcacctggactccatatttatg ctgctggaggagaacattgtctcttttgtgaggaacgagctgaagaagatcaagacggttctgagtTCAGGTGACCCAGAATGCTTcgagagtcagggggaggatgaggatgatgatgcagagcagaggagacgcagcagagaggcatttctgaagatcacacagcacttcctgaggagaatgaaggaggaggaggagctggctgagcgtctgcagagca aactttttgctccagtttgtcagcgtcaacttaaatctaacctgaaggagaagttccagtgtgtgtttgaggggatcgctaaagcaggaaagcggaccctcctgaatcagatctacacagagctcttcatcacagagggagggactggacaggtcaatgatgaacatgaggtcagacagattgaaacagcatccaggaaaccacacggaccagaaaccacaatcagacaagaagacatctttacaccacctggacgagatgaaccaatcagaacagtgatgacaaagggagtggctggcattgggaagacagtcttaacacagaagttcactttggactgggctgaagacaaagcccaccaggacatacagttcatgtttccgttcactttcagagagctgaatgtgctgagagagaaaaagttcagcttggtggaacttgttcatcacttctttcctgaaaccaaagaagcaggaatctgcaggtttgaagagttcagggttttgttcattcTTGatggtctggatgagtgtcgacttcctctggacttccactACAATGAGATTCTGACTGATGTCAcagagtccacctcagtggatgtgctgctgacaaacctcatcaggaggaatctgcttccctctgctcgcctctggataaccacacgacctgcagcagccaatcagatccctcctgagtgtgttgacatggtgacagaggtcagagggttcactgatgaacagaaggaggagtacttcgggaagaggttcagagacaaggagcaggccaacagaatcatctcccacatcaagacatcacgaagcctccacatcatgtgccacatcccggtcttctgctggatcactgctacagttctggaggatgtgatgaagaccagagaggaaggagagctgcccaagaccctgactcagatgtacatccatttcctggtggttcagtccaaagtgaagaacatgaagtatgatggaggagctgagtcagatcatcagtggactccagagaccAGGGAGATGATTGactctctgggaaaactggcttttgagcagctgcagaaaggaaacctgatcttctatgaatcagacctgacagagtgtggcattgatatcagagcagcctcagtgtactcaggagtgttcacacagatctttaaagaggagagaggactgtaccaggacaaggtgttctgcttcgtccatctgagtgttcaggagtttctggctgctcttcatgtccatctgaccttcatcaagtctggagtcaatctgctgtcagaagaacaaacaacctCCTGGTGGTCTAAAGTCTTTAGAGACAGAGAACCTGAACTAACCCAGCTTCACCAAagtgctgtggacaaggccttacagagtccaaatggacacctggacttgttcctccgattcctcctgggtctttcactgcagaccaatcagactctcctacgaggcctgctgacacagacaggaagtggctcaaagTCCAATCAGGTAACAGTTGAGTACATCAaaaagaagattgaagagactcCTTCTACAGAGCAAAGCATtaatctgttccactgtctgaatgaactgaatgatcgttctctggtggatcagatacAACAGTCtctgagttcaggaagtctctccacaaatgaactgtctcctgctcagtggtcagctctggtcttcatcttactgtcatcagaaaaagatctggacgtgtttgacctgaagaaattctctgcttcagaggaggctcttctgaggctgctgccagtggtcaaagcctccaacaaagtTCT actgagtgtctgtaacctctcagagagaagctgtgaagttctgtcctcagtcctcagatcccagtcctccagtctgagagagctggacctgagtcacaacaacctgcaggattcaggagtgaagctgctgtctgctggactggagagtccacactgtgcactggaaactctcag actgagtggctgtaacctctcagagagaagctgtgaagttctgtcctcagtcctcagatcccagtcctccagcctgagagagctggacctgagtaacaacaacctgcaggattcaggagtgaagctgctgtctgctggactggagagtccacactgtgcactggaaactctcag gctgtcaggctgtctaatcacagaggaaggctgtgcttctctggcctcagctctgagatccaacccctcccatctgagagagctggacctgagctacaatcatccaggagactcaggagtgaagctgctgtctgctggactggaggatcctcactgcagactggacactctcag ggtggagcctgctggagtccaatggttgagaccaggtctgaggaagt attcctgtgaactcaaactggacacaaacaccatGAACAGAaggatcaaactgtctgacaacaacaggacgatcAGGTATGAGGgggaggatcagtcatatcctgatcatccagacaggtttgaccactggactcagctgctgtgtggaactggtctgactggtcgctgttactgggaggttgAGTGGACAGGAGAGGttgatgtatcagtgagttacagaagaatcagaaggaaaggagacaggagagagtgtttgtttggagggaATGATCAGTCTtggagtctgtgctgctctgatggccattactctgtctgtcacaataacagaataacatccatctcctcctcctcctcctcctcctcctcctcctcctcctcctcctcctcggtctctcacagagtaggagtgtatgtggactgtcctgctggcactctgtccttctacagagtctcctctgactcactgatccacctccacaccttcaacaccacattcactgaacctctttatcctggctttgggttctggCCCTGGTCCTGTTCCaggtctggttcctcagtgtctctgtgtcctctgtatgAGGGAGAGTCTCCTTGA